The Candidatus Peribacteria bacterium region GATCGATATGCAGACTGAGGCATGCGAAGTCGAGTGCGGTGGCAGGCGGACGGACGTGGTAGAGATTGTTGTCCGGATCGAACAGGACAATGTCTTCTTCATTGAAAGATTTGCGGAGTGCCTGCTCGAATTCCTCCGGTGTGTGTGGGAGCATTTTCAGACTTTCAAGATTCCGGAACAGATTCGCGCGGGACGGCTGGCTGTTGAGTGCGTAACTCAGATCTTTATACGTCGTGTGCGACGCAATGCCGTTCTCACATTCTTCATGCATTTGCTGCGTGCGGATCTGGATTTCAATCGGAAGTACCGAGACACCCGGCAGGGGATACACAACCGTATGGATTGAACGGTAGCCGTTTTCCTTTGGGGTGCCGATATAGTCCTTCAAACGGCCTGGAATCGCGTGCATGGAACTATGGACGATTCCCAGGGCGCGGTAGCAGTCGTCCTGTGTGGGGACGAGAATGCGCAGTGCCAGGCGGTCCGTGAGCTTGTCGAAATTTCGGTTTTTCAGGACCATTTTCCGGTAGGTGGAATACAGACCTTTAATACGTTCATCAATGCTGATCTCCAGTCCTGTCTCCCGCAATTTGTTCGCCAGAAATGCATGCGTGTGCTTCAGACACGCGTGGTCGATCCGTTTCCAGGTCTCAAATTCTTTCTGGATTTTTTTTGCGATGGTCGGCTGCAGTTCCATAAAACAGATATCTTCCATCTGCCATCGCCAGCGGTGAAAGCCGAGTCGTCCGGAAATCGCGCTATACATGTGGAGCGTTTCGTGCGCGAGTTCTTTGCGGCGCTTTTTGTTGAAACGTTTGATGTGCCGCACGTCATTCAGACGGTGAGCCATGCGCAGGAGCATCAGGCGCGGATCTTCCATGAAGGCGCCGATCACCATATCAAGATCGTCACTGTTGGCATCAATGTGCAGTCTGCGGAGTTGATGCATGCGTTCGACAATGGATTTCTCATCAGTGTTCAGTGGTGAGGCGGCGAGCAATTCTTTTCCATCCGGATGCACGAGAATATCGTGCGCGATTGCAATCGCCAGCATCGATTCGTCTTTGGTTGTTTCGGACAGGACTGCTGCAAGTTCGCGTCCGTGTGATGCGTATGTTTCTCCGCTTCCGCGCTTTACATCTTTCAAATACCGCTGCGCGTACGCCTCTACTTTTTGCAGGCGCGATGAACGGGCCGTTGCGGGTGGGCGGGCAGTCATGACCGGAGGGGGATTATAGCATGGACTTGAATGTTGCCTCATCAATGATCGTCACCCCTAAACTGGTCGCATCAGCCAATTTGCTGCCTGCATCCTCGCCGGCGAGAACATAATCGGTTTTCTTGCTCACAGATCCACTGACCTTTCCGCCCCGGTCTTTAATCATGTCTTTGGCCTCTTCACGGCTCAAACTCGGCAGTGTGCCGGTCAGTACAAATGTCCTGTCTGCAAAGACCTGTTTCAAATTGCTGCGTTCCGGCTGCAGACACACAATGCCTGCTTTCTCAAATTTATGGAGCAGCGCACGATGTTCTTTGTGAGAGATCCACTCGGTGATTTCCTCCGCGACTACGTCACCGATTCCGTGGATTGCTGCAATAGTCTCTGCATCTGTACCCGCAAGTGTCTCCTCCACCGCCTTCACCGGAATAGCACGCATCGTTACTTTTTTTGCTTCACCCCCGAAGAGGGATGGCTGCAGTCGCGTCTCTGTAGCATCATCCACCGATACATCTTCCACCGGCCATGCAATATTTTTTGCAAGCACCTCCGCCGTTTCGCGGCCGACGTGACGGATGCCGAGTGCGTAGAGGAACCGGTCAAGCGGAATGCGTTTTGCTTTGCTGATGGCCGCCATCGCATTCTCCGTTTTCTTTTCTTTGAAGAGCGGCAGGGACATGAAGTCTTCTGCAGTCAGGAAGAAAATATCCGCACTGTCTGCAATCAGTCCTGCATCGAGCAGCATCTCCACTGTTTCTTTTCCGAGTCCTTCAATATTAAACGCATAGCGCGATGTGAGATGTTCAATACTCTCCTGCTTCACACCCGGACAGTCGCGATTTTGGCAGTAGATAGCCACTTCTCCATCGGGTCGAACGAGTGCTTCGCCGCACTGCGGACAGTTCTTCGGGAAGTGAAACGCCTTACTATCGGCGGGACGTAGATTTTCTAATACCTGCATCACCTCCGGAATAATATCGCCGGCTTTGCGGATGATGACGGTGTCGCCAATGCGCACGCCAAGTCGTTCGATCTCATCAGCGTTGTGCAGTGTCGCACGCGTCACGACTGTTCCTGCAATGTGCGTGGGCGAAAGAATGGCAACAGGTGTAATCGCTCCCGTGCGTCCGACCTGCAGATGGATATCCTGCACCACGGCTGTTTTTTCTTCCGCAGGAAATTTATACGCACGCGCCCATCGCGGAGCTTTCGCAGTCGATCCGAGATCGCGCTGGATGCGGCGGTCATCAACTTTAATCACCACGCCATCAATATCAAACGGGAGACTGTCGCGCTTCTTTCCCACATCCTCATACATCGTCTGCACGTTCTGCAGTCCCTCCACCACGCGGTAGTCTGTGCTGACCGGAATGCCGTGTTCCTGGAAAAATGTCAGAATGGAGGATTGTGTCGCCAGTCCGAATGCATCAGCGGCCATACTGCCGAGGCTATAGCAGAACATCCGCAAATCGCGGCTGGCAGCCATTTTCGGGTCCAATTGACGCACAGTTCCCGCAGCGGCATTGCGCGGGTTTGCAAATTTTTCATCCTCCTCCAGATCCTTATTGATTTTTGCGAGTGCCGCTTTCGGCATATACACCTCGCCGCCTATTTCCAGAAACCGCGGCGCATCTTTTGCTTTTATACTGTCCATCTCAATCATCAGCGGCACCGTTTCAATTGTCCTCACCGTGTGGGTCACATCTTCTCCCTCCACTCCATTCCCGCGCGTCACCGCACGCACCAATCGGTACATCACGTCGGTCCCTTCTTTCCCCCCGGCAACATCTGTCACCTTCTCATAGACGAGCGAAATATTCAGTCCATCAATTTTCAACTCCGCCACCAGCGTGAATTCTTTGTTCTCATCACCCAGTGCTCTGCGCATCTGTGTCATCCAGTCTTCCAGCTCCGCAAACGAAAATGCATCCTGCAACGATTCCTTCGGCGTCAGATGCATCACCTTCGGCAGTCTGCCATCAAGCGGCGCTCCCACACGCTGTGTCGGGGAGTCGGGGCTGATCAGATCCGGATATTCTTTCTCCAGTGTGATCAGCTCCTGTTTCAGCGCATCACGCACATCTTCCGACACATCTGTGCGATCCTCAATAAAATACGCCTTGTTCAATCGCCAGATTTCCCGGCGAAGATTCCCGATGCGTTCAATGGCATGTGCGCGGTCCATGGACACAGTGTAGGTCCTTCGCGATTCTGCTGAAAGTAAACTCTAAAAGTCTTTATAACATACGAAGAAATTTTTTCTCCAATCGTCAATTGCAACTTCCCCATAATAAGGAAAGATACGGCACATTCTTCTCACCCCCATATAATGACCAGCCCACACGACCAGTCAGAAAAAATTTACCGCCTGATTCTCGATCAGCTTGAGGAATTGTGGCTGCTCTATGCGGACACCGATGATGAAGAGGAGGCAGGAGAAGATGCGCCCGAAGAGAGCGACCGCGATATTGTCGATGCCATGGTCGAAGACGGCACCGAGCGCGGGATTGATGAAGAGAGCCTGGAGAAAGTCTTCAAGGCAGTCTCTGCTCTCGCAAAGAAAGCGCAGGACGCGTAACCGGTTACCGGTTATGGGTTATGGGTTATGGGGGACTTGAAAGTCTCTGTATTGCTGTTTCAGGCAGTTTTATTGATCTAAAACGCTACATACGCTATACTAATAGGTATGACAACAAACTCCCTTCCCCGTTCTATTTTCCAGAAAGCAACCGAGGCCGGTGCGTCCGACGTGCATATTGCCGTTGGCTCGCCGCTCCTTTTCCGCATCAGCGGAGAGCTCGTGCCGCAGACTAAAGGAAATATTACCGAAGCGGATGCGACGGGGTTTGTAAAAGCGGTTCTGAGTGAACCGGACTACAAGCGTTACAAAGAGCAGAAAGAAGTCGACGTCTCCTATTCCCTTGCGGACGGCACACGTCTGCGTGTGAACTGTCACTACGAGCGCGGCAATCCAGGACTGGTTGCCCGCGTCATCCCGCAGGATATTCCCTCACTCGACGCACTCGGACTCGAACAGATTGTTCCGTCATTCGCACAACACTCTGAGGGTCTCATTCTCTTCACCGGTCCGACCGGCACAGGAAAGTCCACCTCACTCGCATCCATGATGCAGTATATAAACGAAACAGAGGCACGCAGCATGGTCACACTCGAAGACCCCATCGAATTCCTCTTCCCGCAGGGCAAAGGTCTCATTCGCCAGCGTCAGCTGGGACAGGACTTCCTCTCCTTTGCAGAAGCCCTCAAGCGTGTGCTGCGCCAGGACCCGGATATCGTGATGGTGGGAGAAATGCGCGACCCGGAAACCATCGCCGCCGCCCTCACCCTCGCAGAAACCGGTCACCTCATTCTCGCAACCCTCCACACCCCCAACGCCATCCAGACCGTTGACCGTATTATCGACGTCTTCCCGCCGTACCAGCAGCCGCAGATCCGTTCACAGCTCAGCATGTCTCTGAAGGCCATTGTGGCCCAGCGCTTGCTGCCGAAAGTGGGTGGGGGACGCACGGCGCAGCGTGAAATTCTCATCAACACTCCTGCCGCCAGCAACATCATCCGCGACAACCGCATTCAGGAGCTCAAGTCCGTGCTCCAGACCGGTGGCGATACCGGGATGATTTCTTTTGAGAAGGATGCCAAGAGGCTCCTGAAAGAAGGGCTCATCAGCAAGGAGACGTATGAGTGGACGGAGGTGCAGGGGTAAGGGGTTTGTTGTGATGTGGGGACCTGCCATTTTCCCTTATTTTTTCCATATTCTGGAAACGTATCTGGCACATTCGCCGATGATGATTAGTGGCAGGAGTGCGATCATGAGTAGGATCGCGCAGAGCAGAAAACAAACATCCCTCAATGTGTGTCGCATGTCAGAAAAAGGAATGGACGTACAAAAGGGCCGTCCGAGCCGGTTGACCCATGCCACTTCAAGGGAACCCCTCGGAGCGCATGACCGTGCAGAGACGGCCCTTCCGGGGCTCTTATGGGGTAAAACTGTGGCATGGGTCTTCTTCATCGTATCAATTCACGCATAAGAAGCAATGTGTCGTTTTGTGAATCAGATTTAGTGATATGCGAATGTAGTTCGCGTCAGACGTTCTAAGTAATAATGAAATGGCGTCCTGTACCAATGCGTCTTCCGATGTAAACAATCTGCAAAGAACGGCAGGTAGATTTTCTATATTCCTATAAAAAGTCGTGAAAACCCTTATTTAACAAT contains the following coding sequences:
- a CDS encoding HD domain-containing protein; this translates as MTARPPATARSSRLQKVEAYAQRYLKDVKRGSGETYASHGRELAAVLSETTKDESMLAIAIAHDILVHPDGKELLAASPLNTDEKSIVERMHQLRRLHIDANSDDLDMVIGAFMEDPRLMLLRMAHRLNDVRHIKRFNKKRRKELAHETLHMYSAISGRLGFHRWRWQMEDICFMELQPTIAKKIQKEFETWKRIDHACLKHTHAFLANKLRETGLEISIDERIKGLYSTYRKMVLKNRNFDKLTDRLALRILVPTQDDCYRALGIVHSSMHAIPGRLKDYIGTPKENGYRSIHTVVYPLPGVSVLPIEIQIRTQQMHEECENGIASHTTYKDLSYALNSQPSRANLFRNLESLKMLPHTPEEFEQALRKSFNEEDIVLFDPDNNLYHVRPPATALDFACLSLHIDPLTITGVRINGRFHPLATELHDGDTVEIVTGAIPLPYQEYIKSCQHAQTKKLLQSIIKKEKKQKVRV
- the ligA gene encoding NAD-dependent DNA ligase LigA gives rise to the protein MDRAHAIERIGNLRREIWRLNKAYFIEDRTDVSEDVRDALKQELITLEKEYPDLISPDSPTQRVGAPLDGRLPKVMHLTPKESLQDAFSFAELEDWMTQMRRALGDENKEFTLVAELKIDGLNISLVYEKVTDVAGGKEGTDVMYRLVRAVTRGNGVEGEDVTHTVRTIETVPLMIEMDSIKAKDAPRFLEIGGEVYMPKAALAKINKDLEEDEKFANPRNAAAGTVRQLDPKMAASRDLRMFCYSLGSMAADAFGLATQSSILTFFQEHGIPVSTDYRVVEGLQNVQTMYEDVGKKRDSLPFDIDGVVIKVDDRRIQRDLGSTAKAPRWARAYKFPAEEKTAVVQDIHLQVGRTGAITPVAILSPTHIAGTVVTRATLHNADEIERLGVRIGDTVIIRKAGDIIPEVMQVLENLRPADSKAFHFPKNCPQCGEALVRPDGEVAIYCQNRDCPGVKQESIEHLTSRYAFNIEGLGKETVEMLLDAGLIADSADIFFLTAEDFMSLPLFKEKKTENAMAAISKAKRIPLDRFLYALGIRHVGRETAEVLAKNIAWPVEDVSVDDATETRLQPSLFGGEAKKVTMRAIPVKAVEETLAGTDAETIAAIHGIGDVVAEEITEWISHKEHRALLHKFEKAGIVCLQPERSNLKQVFADRTFVLTGTLPSLSREEAKDMIKDRGGKVSGSVSKKTDYVLAGEDAGSKLADATSLGVTIIDEATFKSML
- a CDS encoding PilT/PilU family type 4a pilus ATPase yields the protein MTTNSLPRSIFQKATEAGASDVHIAVGSPLLFRISGELVPQTKGNITEADATGFVKAVLSEPDYKRYKEQKEVDVSYSLADGTRLRVNCHYERGNPGLVARVIPQDIPSLDALGLEQIVPSFAQHSEGLILFTGPTGTGKSTSLASMMQYINETEARSMVTLEDPIEFLFPQGKGLIRQRQLGQDFLSFAEALKRVLRQDPDIVMVGEMRDPETIAAALTLAETGHLILATLHTPNAIQTVDRIIDVFPPYQQPQIRSQLSMSLKAIVAQRLLPKVGGGRTAQREILINTPAASNIIRDNRIQELKSVLQTGGDTGMISFEKDAKRLLKEGLISKETYEWTEVQG